From Patescibacteria group bacterium, a single genomic window includes:
- a CDS encoding DUF5667 domain-containing protein, with amino-acid sequence MYRNIIKQLKTLKHQDVNPSNEWLENNRGLLLSQIKNTVTQEPSQFKMENVWQSLSIFLPQSFVNSIVRPALALALIMGMVGGGWLGTVSASAEALPGDWLYAAKKITEQTQAAVVAVVGDKKAEASLHVEFAKRRAIETKKIISDPQKIGMAMNTVNDLKNEIQTVSSTLNDLKTNTDASVSAQTAKDISQNAVQIQDVLTSVKTDLLTTPTSTAASLSDLTTRVAEAKNLTKDTAVKAMEVMVTKHLQGDNSVSKDEVKQVINNQLQSAVADAAVSQQNTADVNQAINIVKTEVAAISKDAKQDKNTSLVSSTQVLSTKLEAASIQTQVAVSQTQQVGVVANQQASEGQQLLSQGNLLQAVDKVKVASDATKVSEQIADNTIKTVQTVLPVVSVVGDKGVSSSISAVVITSTPSSSSTVGIVVSSSTVIILPTSTVK; translated from the coding sequence ATGTATCGCAACATAATTAAACAACTCAAAACTCTGAAACATCAGGATGTCAATCCTAGCAATGAGTGGTTAGAGAATAACCGCGGGCTTTTGCTGTCTCAAATAAAAAATACAGTTACCCAGGAACCTTCCCAATTTAAAATGGAGAATGTCTGGCAGAGCCTGTCCATCTTTTTACCGCAATCCTTTGTTAATTCAATAGTTCGCCCGGCCTTGGCGCTGGCCCTCATTATGGGTATGGTTGGTGGCGGCTGGCTTGGAACAGTGTCAGCTTCAGCCGAAGCTCTGCCCGGGGATTGGTTATATGCTGCTAAGAAAATTACAGAACAAACCCAAGCGGCGGTGGTGGCGGTTGTTGGAGATAAGAAGGCCGAGGCCAGCTTACATGTGGAGTTTGCCAAACGCCGAGCCATAGAAACCAAAAAAATTATCAGCGATCCGCAGAAAATCGGTATGGCCATGAACACTGTTAATGATTTGAAAAATGAAATTCAAACTGTGAGCAGCACCTTGAATGATTTAAAAACTAATACCGACGCGTCGGTATCCGCTCAAACCGCCAAAGACATATCTCAAAATGCGGTGCAAATCCAGGATGTCTTAACTTCCGTAAAAACAGATCTTTTAACCACTCCAACCAGCACAGCGGCCAGTTTAAGTGATTTGACCACCCGGGTAGCTGAAGCCAAAAATTTAACCAAAGACACTGCGGTGAAAGCAATGGAAGTTATGGTAACCAAACATTTGCAGGGTGATAATAGCGTTTCCAAAGATGAAGTAAAACAAGTTATAAATAATCAATTGCAATCTGCGGTTGCCGATGCCGCCGTATCTCAACAAAATACCGCGGATGTTAATCAAGCCATCAATATTGTAAAAACCGAAGTGGCTGCTATTTCCAAAGACGCCAAGCAAGATAAAAATACAAGTTTAGTCAGCAGTACGCAAGTGCTGTCCACCAAATTGGAAGCCGCCAGCATTCAGACCCAGGTTGCGGTAAGTCAGACCCAACAAGTCGGGGTTGTCGCCAATCAACAAGCAAGCGAAGGCCAACAGCTTCTATCTCAAGGCAACTTATTGCAAGCTGTTGATAAAGTAAAAGTGGCTTCAGATGCCACCAAGGTATCAGAACAGATTGCCGACAATACCATTAAAACTGTTCAGACCGTATTACCGGTGGTATCGGTTGTGGGTGATAAAGGGGTATCCTCAAGCATATCAGCGGTTGTTATCACCTCAACACCATCAAGCAGCAGTACGGTGGGTATTGTCGTGAGCAGTTCAACGGTTATAATATTGCCAACCAGCACGGTAAAATAG
- a CDS encoding DMT family transporter has protein sequence MWLTVALLGFTISAIVGILDKFIISKSEVRPIVFTFYSSIFVLPILLLLPFGVAFPSRAIDWLIFVVAGFGFALGLWVMYLGFKKSEISHIGPLVGAATAFFVLILSNLFLPENLGVYKLIAIFVLIIGSLVISFEYSPEHNGLHTGMLLGIISGLLFAISHVASKYAYDVYGFYSGFVWTRSFLGVFGILLLAFPGVRALFYKKKTGAVVKEVKQTVLVCWDKILGVFGLVLIQYAIALGSVTLVNALAGVQFAILIIFVALLSKFFPKIFKEEYMGREIIQEFFAVVLIAGGLALMLIK, from the coding sequence ATGTGGCTTACCGTAGCCCTGCTCGGTTTTACAATCTCGGCAATAGTCGGTATTTTGGACAAATTCATTATTTCTAAATCAGAAGTCCGGCCGATTGTTTTTACCTTTTATTCTTCCATTTTTGTTTTGCCAATTTTATTGCTTCTGCCGTTTGGAGTGGCGTTTCCTTCTCGTGCCATTGATTGGCTGATTTTTGTGGTAGCCGGTTTTGGTTTTGCCCTTGGTTTGTGGGTGATGTATCTTGGTTTTAAAAAAAGCGAGATTAGCCATATCGGGCCCCTGGTCGGGGCCGCTACCGCCTTTTTTGTTTTGATTTTGAGCAATCTTTTTTTACCTGAAAATTTGGGTGTTTATAAACTCATAGCCATTTTTGTTTTAATTATCGGTTCGCTGGTTATTTCTTTTGAATACAGTCCGGAGCATAACGGCCTGCATACAGGTATGCTTCTGGGAATAATTTCCGGGTTGCTGTTTGCAATTTCGCACGTGGCTTCCAAGTATGCTTATGATGTTTACGGGTTTTACAGCGGCTTTGTCTGGACGCGAAGTTTTTTGGGCGTGTTCGGAATTTTGTTGTTGGCCTTTCCCGGCGTGCGTGCGCTTTTTTATAAAAAGAAAACCGGAGCGGTCGTTAAGGAGGTTAAACAAACCGTATTGGTATGCTGGGATAAAATTTTGGGCGTCTTTGGTTTGGTTTTAATTCAGTACGCGATCGCTTTGGGAAGCGTGACTTTGGTAAACGCCTTGGCCGGCGTACAGTTTGCCATTTTGATTATTTTTGTTGCCTTGCTGTCAAAATTTTTTCCCAAGATTTTCAAAGAGGAGTATATGGGCAGGGAAATTATTCAGGAATTTTTTGCCGTTGTTCTCATTGCCGGCGGTTTGGCATTAATGCTCATAAAATAG
- a CDS encoding aromatic amino acid transport family protein, which translates to MITPSTITDKKIVLHQGVYKPIATVSEAVFMITGMTIGAGVLGMPYVISKVGLLIGILYIIVIGLVMLGLNLMIGEVALKTDEQLQLPGLSGRYLGNWAKYLSSFLFIFGAYGSLLVFIVGEGESLSALFGGNPIWWGVFFWSLGSFFIWRGLRMIKIFEKIIGSIVIFILAALSIFLLTKVQVTNLFYINTANIFLPLGVIMFALSNSAAVVEAHALLPGSQRHFRKALIIGTLIPIVLYILFAVAVVGVSGLNTTEVATIGLGEIFGNAVLVAGNLLAILAMGTGFVGIGIVLKQTFIWDNKLNKVLAEFLVIFLPLAAYLAGIRNFVGILGIMGGLGFSSYSIILVLACWRAHKVGGLDTSRYNLRHFWLLTVPLFLIFTLVFVYSLLALF; encoded by the coding sequence ATGATAACGCCTTCTACAATTACTGATAAAAAAATAGTCCTTCATCAAGGAGTTTATAAACCAATAGCCACGGTGTCGGAGGCGGTTTTTATGATTACGGGCATGACTATTGGCGCCGGTGTGCTGGGCATGCCTTATGTCATCTCCAAAGTCGGACTGCTGATTGGTATTTTATATATTATCGTTATTGGCTTGGTAATGTTGGGGTTGAATCTGATGATTGGCGAGGTGGCTCTTAAAACCGATGAACAGTTACAATTGCCGGGTTTGTCCGGCAGGTATTTAGGTAATTGGGCAAAGTATTTATCTTCATTTTTATTTATTTTCGGTGCCTACGGTAGTTTGTTGGTTTTTATAGTCGGCGAAGGGGAATCTTTGTCGGCACTGTTTGGTGGCAATCCAATCTGGTGGGGAGTTTTTTTCTGGAGTTTGGGCAGTTTCTTTATTTGGAGAGGTCTGCGCATGATTAAAATTTTTGAGAAGATAATTGGTTCAATAGTTATTTTTATTCTGGCGGCGCTTTCTATCTTTTTATTAACAAAAGTACAGGTAACAAATCTATTCTATATTAATACCGCTAATATTTTCTTGCCGCTCGGTGTTATTATGTTTGCCTTAAGTAATAGCGCGGCTGTGGTGGAAGCGCACGCGCTTTTGCCGGGCAGTCAGCGTCATTTTCGCAAAGCATTAATAATAGGCACTTTAATTCCAATTGTCTTATATATTCTGTTTGCCGTGGCCGTGGTCGGTGTTAGCGGTTTAAATACTACTGAAGTGGCCACCATCGGCCTGGGGGAAATTTTTGGCAATGCGGTTTTAGTGGCCGGAAATTTATTGGCGATTTTGGCCATGGGCACCGGTTTTGTGGGTATTGGCATTGTCTTAAAACAAACTTTTATTTGGGATAATAAGTTGAACAAAGTTTTGGCGGAATTTCTGGTTATTTTTTTACCCCTAGCCGCATATCTGGCCGGGATAAGAAATTTTGTGGGCATACTCGGTATTATGGGCGGGCTGGGGTTTAGTTCGTATTCAATTATTTTAGTGCTGGCGTGCTGGCGTGCTCACAAGGTTGGCGGTTTGGATACCTCAAGATACAACCTGCGTCATTTTTGGCTGTTAACAGTTCCGTTATTTTTGATTTTTACTTTAGTATTTGTTTACAGCCTGCTGGCGTTGTTCTAA
- the typA gene encoding translational GTPase TypA — protein sequence MKIRNVAIIAHVDHGKTTLVDALLRQSKTKLSKEQANQDTIMDSNDLERERGITIFSKNAAIDWQGTKINIIDTPGHADFGGEVERVLKMADGCLLLVDAKEGPMPQTRFVLKKALAMGHKIIVVINKIDKPGARPEYALDKTFDLFVELGASDEAADFPVIYASAKQGKAGLLPDIEKMTDITPIFDTILKYVPEPSGDENAPLQMLVTTISGNDFKGRIAIGRIYNGKIKAGQDVMHINRAGQMEKCRLMSLMSFEGLGRVEVSEALVGDIVALAGIPDINIGETIADVASPIALPLLNIEEPTVKMTFCVNDSPFAGKEGQFSTSRQVRERLYKELETDMALRVTDGPNGDWIVSGRGELHLAILIERLRREGYEFQVSRPQVILKEVNGKMLAPYEQIFIETPEVHAGAVIQKLGGRHGELREMRTENGINFLEFIIPTRGLFGYRTEFLTDTRGLGIINTIFYDYMPDPGNWRERDQGSLVAHETGTTNLYGLLNVQDRGVMFVGPAVSVYKGQVVGQNARTGDIRVNVCKEKQLSNMRSKGDGSAEHFNTPRTMDLEDALEYIGDDELVEVTPKNIRIRKVILDPEDEKRRSKGIMV from the coding sequence ATGAAAATCAGAAACGTCGCCATTATCGCCCACGTAGACCACGGCAAAACCACGCTCGTGGATGCTTTGCTTCGCCAATCCAAAACCAAACTGTCCAAAGAACAGGCAAATCAGGACACCATTATGGACAGCAATGATCTGGAACGCGAAAGGGGAATTACTATTTTTTCCAAAAATGCGGCCATAGATTGGCAAGGGACCAAAATAAACATCATTGACACCCCGGGTCATGCTGATTTTGGCGGGGAAGTTGAACGCGTTTTGAAGATGGCCGACGGTTGTTTGCTTTTGGTTGATGCCAAAGAAGGGCCGATGCCGCAAACCAGATTCGTGCTCAAAAAAGCGCTGGCCATGGGGCATAAGATTATTGTGGTGATAAATAAAATTGACAAGCCGGGCGCCAGGCCGGAATACGCCTTGGACAAAACCTTTGATTTGTTTGTGGAGTTGGGCGCCAGCGATGAGGCCGCTGATTTTCCGGTAATATACGCTTCAGCCAAACAGGGCAAAGCTGGGCTTCTCCCGGATATAGAAAAAATGACCGACATCACTCCAATTTTTGATACGATTTTAAAATACGTGCCCGAGCCGTCCGGCGATGAAAATGCGCCTTTACAAATGCTTGTCACCACCATCAGTGGTAATGACTTTAAAGGCAGAATCGCCATTGGCAGAATCTATAACGGCAAGATAAAAGCCGGTCAGGATGTCATGCATATTAATCGCGCCGGACAAATGGAAAAATGTCGCTTGATGTCTCTGATGAGTTTTGAGGGGTTGGGTCGGGTTGAGGTAAGTGAGGCCTTGGTCGGAGACATTGTGGCCTTGGCCGGAATTCCTGATATAAATATCGGAGAAACAATCGCGGATGTTGCCAGCCCAATCGCTTTGCCCCTTTTAAACATTGAAGAGCCGACCGTGAAGATGACCTTTTGCGTAAATGATTCGCCCTTTGCCGGCAAAGAAGGCCAATTTAGCACTTCGCGCCAGGTTAGGGAAAGATTATATAAAGAGTTGGAAACGGATATGGCTTTGCGGGTTACAGACGGGCCAAACGGTGATTGGATTGTTTCCGGAAGAGGCGAACTGCATTTGGCCATTTTAATTGAACGCTTGCGCCGGGAGGGTTATGAATTTCAGGTTTCCCGTCCGCAGGTGATTCTTAAAGAAGTTAATGGAAAAATGCTGGCGCCATACGAGCAGATATTTATTGAGACCCCCGAGGTTCATGCCGGAGCCGTTATTCAAAAATTAGGCGGCAGACACGGCGAATTGCGCGAAATGCGTACGGAAAACGGAATTAATTTTTTAGAATTTATTATTCCCACCCGGGGCTTGTTCGGCTATCGCACCGAATTTTTGACCGACACCAGGGGCCTAGGAATAATCAATACAATTTTTTATGATTATATGCCTGATCCGGGCAATTGGCGCGAACGCGACCAGGGTTCTTTGGTCGCTCATGAAACCGGAACGACAAATTTGTACGGCCTGTTAAATGTGCAGGATAGGGGAGTGATGTTTGTTGGGCCGGCCGTGTCTGTTTATAAAGGACAAGTTGTCGGACAGAATGCGCGCACCGGCGATATCCGCGTTAATGTTTGTAAAGAAAAACAGCTTTCCAACATGCGTTCCAAAGGCGACGGCAGCGCCGAACATTTCAATACGCCAAGAACCATGGATTTGGAAGATGCCTTGGAATATATTGGCGATGATGAATTGGTGGAAGTGACTCCCAAAAATATCAGAATTAGAAAGGTGATTTTGGATCCGGAGGATGAGAAAAGAAGGTCTAAAGGGATTATGGTATAA
- a CDS encoding helix-turn-helix domain-containing protein has protein sequence MNEDNKKTENPKEIIRVSISEAAKLFGVNAQTIRRAITAQEVTYIIVAGRYKLNFESLVKWSQRHTTIKNKLINKGIGQFVGQWKIKNPLYSPNPKTVENKKENEPETPAA, from the coding sequence ATGAATGAAGACAATAAAAAAACAGAAAACCCCAAAGAAATCATCAGGGTCTCCATTTCTGAAGCCGCCAAACTCTTTGGTGTAAATGCCCAAACCATCAGACGCGCTATTACAGCTCAAGAAGTCACTTATATTATAGTAGCCGGAAGATATAAACTAAATTTTGAAAGCTTAGTTAAGTGGTCACAACGCCATACCACAATTAAAAACAAGCTGATTAATAAAGGAATTGGGCAATTTGTAGGTCAATGGAAGATCAAGAATCCCCTTTACTCCCCCAACCCCAAAACTGTAGAAAATAAAAAAGAAAATGAACCAGAAACACCGGCCGCCTAG
- a CDS encoding RNA polymerase sigma factor: MSAKKLTEKILLYQLYTKQDPEAFAKLYDLYARRIYRFVFFKVANHEEAEDVTSEVFLKAWNFISEKKKIDSFSGLLYKLARNCVIDLYRKKSRQTEILSLDNINEESGLDINDAGKWKETFGDKMEAQKIIQALQKLKQEYREIVTLKYVDELDVSEISEITGKGGIAVRVTLHRGLKKLKELLEG; this comes from the coding sequence ATGTCAGCCAAGAAGCTTACCGAGAAAATCCTCCTCTATCAACTATATACTAAGCAAGATCCTGAAGCGTTTGCGAAACTTTACGATTTGTACGCAAGACGCATTTACAGGTTCGTTTTTTTTAAAGTTGCAAATCATGAAGAAGCCGAGGATGTTACTTCTGAAGTATTTTTAAAGGCCTGGAATTTCATAAGCGAGAAGAAAAAGATTGATAGTTTCAGCGGGTTGCTTTACAAATTGGCACGCAATTGCGTGATTGATCTATACAGAAAAAAATCCAGACAAACAGAAATCTTGTCCCTGGATAATATAAATGAAGAAAGCGGGCTTGATATAAATGATGCCGGAAAATGGAAAGAAACATTCGGAGATAAAATGGAAGCGCAAAAAATCATTCAGGCCTTGCAAAAATTAAAACAAGAATATAGAGAAATAGTTACTCTGAAATATGTTGATGAACTGGATGTAAGCGAGATTTCCGAAATAACCGGAAAAGGCGGTATAGCAGTAAGAGTCACTTTGCATCGTGGTCTAAAAAAATTGAAAGAGCTTTTGGAAGGTTAA